From Pseudoalteromonas rubra, one genomic window encodes:
- a CDS encoding YdcH family protein produces MTIEKHDLHHEFPEYKDEIHHLKMNDAHFARLFKEYHECDHEVHRIETGAENTSDDYLESLKKQRLHLKDQLFSIIKKSQTVA; encoded by the coding sequence ATGACAATTGAAAAACATGATCTGCACCACGAGTTTCCTGAATACAAAGATGAGATCCACCACCTGAAAATGAACGACGCACACTTCGCTCGTTTGTTTAAAGAATACCATGAGTGCGATCACGAGGTGCATCGCATAGAAACCGGCGCAGAAAACACCTCTGACGACTACCTCGAATCACTGAAAAAGCAGCGCCTGCACCTTAAAGATCAGCTGTTCTCTATTATTAAGAAGTCGCAAACTGTTGCTTAA
- a CDS encoding DUF2867 domain-containing protein codes for MFSHIISLTPEPDRLQAKAGQHHFRDALQIALDTPSLTPSQLQYRIFNTMPGWVTQLMRLRNKLVAVFGFSTGQETMTPASDELAVGDQAGFLNVCEKYPEEIISYSEDRHMVFYLSVKKQQSSVIVSTLVNPKTLTGRIYLNAILPFHYVVARSVIQSAKKAGRL; via the coding sequence ATGTTCAGTCATATCATTAGCCTGACCCCTGAGCCCGATCGCCTTCAAGCGAAAGCAGGCCAACACCATTTCCGTGATGCATTACAAATTGCGCTCGATACCCCCTCCCTGACCCCCAGTCAGCTGCAATACCGAATTTTTAATACGATGCCCGGCTGGGTAACACAGCTGATGCGACTCAGAAACAAGCTGGTCGCAGTATTTGGCTTTTCCACCGGGCAAGAGACCATGACCCCCGCCAGTGATGAGCTTGCAGTAGGCGATCAGGCAGGTTTTCTGAACGTGTGTGAAAAATACCCGGAGGAGATCATCAGTTACTCGGAAGATCGCCACATGGTTTTTTATCTCAGTGTAAAAAAACAGCAAAGCTCTGTGATTGTATCCACCTTGGTCAACCCAAAGACCCTAACGGGGCGCATTTACCTCAATGCCATCTTGCCCTTTCATTATGTCGTTGCTCGCAGTGTTATACAGAGCGCCAAAAAGGCGGGCCGATTATGA
- the greA gene encoding transcription elongation factor GreA: protein MQSIPMTVRGEEMLREELNHLKKVVRPKIVADIAEAREHGDLKENAEYHAAREQQGFCEGRIQEIEAKLSTSQVIDVTKMANNGKVIFGSTVTIVNVDTDEEVTYKIVGDDEADIKNNLISVNSPIARGLIGKELDDSVTIQTPNGSVEYDIIEVEYV, encoded by the coding sequence ATGCAATCAATTCCGATGACAGTACGAGGCGAAGAAATGCTTCGTGAAGAACTGAACCACTTAAAGAAAGTCGTCCGTCCAAAGATCGTTGCCGATATCGCGGAAGCCCGTGAACATGGCGATCTGAAAGAGAATGCGGAATACCACGCTGCACGTGAGCAGCAGGGGTTCTGCGAAGGCCGCATCCAGGAAATTGAAGCCAAGCTGTCAACATCACAGGTCATTGATGTCACTAAAATGGCAAACAATGGCAAAGTGATCTTTGGCAGCACGGTGACCATAGTCAATGTTGATACGGACGAGGAAGTGACCTACAAAATCGTAGGTGATGATGAGGCAGATATTAAAAACAATCTGATCTCGGTTAACTCGCCTATTGCACGTGGTCTGATCGGAAAAGAACTGGATGATTCAGTAACCATTCAAACTCCAAACGGTAGCGTTGAATACGACATCATCGAAGTTGAATATGTCTAG
- the carB gene encoding carbamoyl-phosphate synthase large subunit produces MPKRTDLNSILILGAGPIVIGQACEFDYSGAQACKALREEGYRVILVNSNPATIMTDPEMADATYIEPIHWEVVEKIIEKEKPDAVLPTMGGQTALNCALDLDKHGVLAKHGVELIGATADAIDKAENRERFDVAMKNIGLECPRAEIAHSMDEAHDVLSRIGFPCIIRPSFTMGGTGGGVAYNMEEFDEICTRGLDLSPTNELLIDESLLGWKEYEMEVVRDKNDNCIIVCSIENFDPMGVHTGDSITVAPAQTLTDKEYQIMRNASMAVLREIGVETGGSNVQFGVNPDDGRMVIIEMNPRVSRSSALASKATGFPIAKIAAKLAVGYTLDELQNDITGGATPASFEPSIDYVVTKIPRFNFEKFAGANDRLTTQMKSVGEVMAIGRNQQESLQKALRGLEVGATGLNPIVTLDDPKAKETIIRELREPGAERIWYIADAMRHGMSVEEVFELTKVDRWYLVQIEDILKDEATIAEVGMAGLNKDFLRRLKRKGFSDPRIAEIAGVSEKEIRKKRHQLDILPVYKRVDTCAAEFSSDTAYMYSSYDEECEAAPSDKDKIMVIGGGPNRIGQGIEFDYCCVHAALAMREDGYETIMVNCNPETVSTDYDTSDRLFFEPITLEDVLEIVRVEKPKGVIVQYGGQTPLKLARDLEANGVPVIGTSPDAIDRAEDRERFQQLVERLDLLQPENATVTSLEEAIAKSQEIGFPLVVRPSYVLGGRAMEIVYDEDDLRRYMTEAVSVSNEAPVLLDRFLDDAIEVDVDAICDGENVIIGGIMEHIEQAGVHSGDSACSLPAHSLSQEIQDVMRKQVRDMALELGVVGLMNTQFAVKDGKVYLIEVNPRAARTVPFVSKATGVALAKVAARCMVGQSLESQGVTKEVIPPYYSVKEVVLPFAKFQGVDPMRGPEMRSTGEVMGVGENFAEAFAKAQLGASNALPRGGRALLSVRNGDKARVVELAKTMKAIGFELDATKGTAQALEDAGIEVRRVNKVFEGRPHILDRIKNGEYSYIVNTTEGRQAIEDSKVLRRGALQHKTNYTTTLNAAFANCTANEADDRSSVNSVQELHQRLN; encoded by the coding sequence ATGCCAAAACGTACCGACTTAAACAGCATACTGATCCTGGGCGCAGGCCCAATCGTCATCGGCCAAGCCTGTGAGTTTGACTACTCTGGTGCTCAGGCGTGTAAAGCGCTGAGAGAAGAGGGCTACCGGGTTATTCTGGTTAACTCAAACCCGGCAACCATCATGACTGACCCGGAAATGGCAGATGCGACTTACATCGAGCCAATTCACTGGGAAGTGGTTGAGAAAATCATTGAAAAAGAAAAGCCAGACGCGGTACTACCGACTATGGGTGGCCAGACTGCGCTGAACTGTGCGCTTGACCTGGACAAGCATGGTGTACTGGCTAAGCACGGTGTTGAGCTGATCGGTGCAACTGCGGATGCCATCGACAAAGCAGAAAACCGCGAGCGCTTCGACGTTGCGATGAAAAACATTGGCCTTGAGTGTCCTCGTGCCGAGATTGCACACTCAATGGATGAAGCGCACGACGTACTGTCGCGCATTGGCTTCCCGTGTATCATTCGTCCTTCTTTCACCATGGGTGGTACCGGTGGTGGTGTTGCTTACAACATGGAAGAGTTTGACGAAATCTGTACCCGTGGTCTTGATTTGTCTCCGACCAACGAGCTGTTGATCGATGAAAGCTTGCTGGGCTGGAAAGAATACGAAATGGAAGTAGTGCGTGACAAAAACGACAACTGCATCATTGTGTGTTCTATCGAGAACTTCGACCCTATGGGTGTTCATACCGGTGACTCAATCACAGTTGCACCAGCACAAACTCTGACTGACAAAGAATATCAGATCATGCGTAACGCCTCGATGGCGGTACTGCGTGAGATTGGCGTAGAAACCGGTGGTTCAAACGTTCAGTTCGGTGTTAATCCGGACGATGGCCGTATGGTTATTATTGAAATGAACCCGCGTGTATCGCGTTCATCAGCACTTGCATCTAAAGCAACTGGTTTCCCGATCGCTAAGATTGCAGCTAAGCTGGCAGTGGGTTACACCCTGGACGAGCTACAAAATGACATCACAGGCGGTGCAACTCCTGCGTCATTCGAACCGTCAATCGATTATGTTGTGACTAAGATCCCACGCTTTAACTTCGAAAAGTTTGCCGGCGCTAACGACCGTCTGACTACACAGATGAAGTCAGTGGGTGAGGTGATGGCCATTGGTCGTAACCAGCAAGAATCACTACAAAAAGCACTTCGTGGTCTGGAAGTGGGCGCAACGGGTCTTAACCCAATCGTTACACTGGACGACCCGAAAGCGAAAGAAACCATCATTCGTGAACTACGTGAGCCAGGCGCTGAGCGTATCTGGTACATCGCCGATGCAATGCGTCACGGTATGAGCGTAGAAGAAGTGTTTGAGCTGACCAAAGTTGACCGCTGGTACCTGGTTCAGATTGAAGACATTCTGAAAGACGAAGCAACCATCGCAGAAGTGGGCATGGCTGGTCTGAACAAAGACTTCCTGCGCCGCCTGAAGCGTAAAGGTTTCTCAGATCCGCGCATCGCAGAGATTGCGGGTGTGTCTGAAAAAGAAATTCGCAAGAAGCGTCACCAGCTGGATATCCTGCCGGTTTATAAGCGCGTTGATACTTGTGCAGCAGAATTCAGCTCAGACACGGCTTACATGTACTCATCTTATGATGAAGAGTGTGAAGCGGCACCGTCTGACAAAGATAAAATCATGGTAATTGGTGGTGGTCCTAACCGTATCGGTCAGGGCATCGAGTTCGATTACTGCTGTGTACACGCTGCGCTGGCAATGCGTGAAGATGGCTACGAGACCATCATGGTTAACTGTAACCCTGAAACGGTTTCAACTGACTACGATACGTCAGATCGTCTATTCTTCGAGCCAATCACATTAGAAGATGTGCTTGAAATCGTGCGTGTTGAAAAGCCAAAAGGTGTGATTGTTCAGTACGGTGGTCAAACACCACTGAAACTGGCCCGTGACCTTGAAGCGAATGGTGTTCCTGTGATTGGTACTTCTCCTGACGCAATCGACCGCGCGGAAGACCGTGAGCGTTTCCAGCAACTGGTTGAGCGTCTTGACCTGCTTCAGCCTGAAAACGCAACGGTAACGTCACTGGAAGAAGCGATTGCTAAATCTCAGGAAATCGGCTTCCCACTGGTTGTACGTCCTTCTTATGTACTGGGTGGTCGTGCGATGGAAATCGTGTACGACGAAGATGACCTGCGTCGCTATATGACCGAAGCGGTATCTGTGTCTAACGAAGCACCAGTATTGCTGGACCGTTTCCTGGATGACGCTATCGAAGTAGACGTTGATGCGATCTGTGACGGTGAGAACGTCATCATTGGCGGTATCATGGAACACATTGAGCAAGCCGGTGTTCACTCTGGTGACTCTGCTTGTTCATTGCCTGCGCACTCTCTGTCTCAGGAAATCCAGGACGTAATGCGCAAGCAGGTGCGTGACATGGCACTTGAGCTGGGCGTGGTTGGTCTGATGAACACCCAGTTTGCTGTGAAAGATGGAAAGGTTTACCTGATTGAAGTGAACCCGCGTGCTGCGCGTACAGTACCGTTTGTTTCTAAAGCAACGGGTGTTGCGCTGGCAAAAGTAGCAGCACGGTGTATGGTTGGCCAATCTTTGGAAAGCCAGGGTGTAACTAAAGAGGTGATCCCACCTTACTACAGCGTGAAAGAAGTGGTACTGCCATTTGCTAAGTTCCAGGGTGTTGACCCAATGCGTGGCCCAGAGATGCGTTCTACGGGTGAAGTGATGGGTGTTGGTGAAAACTTCGCCGAAGCCTTCGCAAAAGCGCAATTAGGTGCATCAAACGCTTTACCACGTGGTGGTCGCGCGCTACTATCTGTTCGCAATGGTGACAAGGCACGTGTTGTTGAGTTGGCTAAGACCATGAAAGCCATTGGCTTTGAGCTGGATGCAACCAAAGGGACAGCACAAGCTCTGGAAGACGCCGGCATCGAAGTACGTCGCGTAAACAAGGTATTTGAAGGTCGTCCGCACATTCTTGACCGCATCAAGAATGGTGAGTACAGCTACATTGTTAATACCACAGAAGGCCGTCAGGCTATCGAAGATTCGAAGGTGTTACGTCGTGGTGCACTTCAGCATAAGACTAACTACACCACTACGCTCAATGCAGCGTTTGCAAACTGTACAGCTAATGAGGCTGATGACAGAAGTTCTGTAAACTCTGTTCAGGAGCTACACCAGCGTTTGAACTAA
- the dapB gene encoding 4-hydroxy-tetrahydrodipicolinate reductase, which produces MTKIGIFGANGRMGLALIEAVQQSQHCQLGGAFVRASSPHLAQPIANLQPQAPAGSTFSAEQQLGDELDVLIDFTLPEGMLGHLQQAVANNIPMVIGTTGLSAQQMQELESASQSIPIVFARNFSVGVTLMLDLVQTAAAKLADEMDIEIFEAHHRNKVDAPSGTALAIGEAIAEAKGWDHEQVARYDRTQVHEAKSQQEIGYSVLRAGDIVGEHTAYFATMGERLELTHKATSRLTFASGAVRAAQWLKDKPNGLYSMQDVLGLNK; this is translated from the coding sequence ATGACGAAAATCGGTATTTTTGGCGCCAATGGCCGCATGGGTCTGGCGCTGATTGAAGCAGTCCAACAGTCTCAACATTGCCAGTTAGGTGGCGCGTTTGTCAGAGCATCATCGCCACATCTGGCTCAGCCCATTGCTAATTTACAGCCGCAAGCGCCAGCCGGGTCAACTTTTAGCGCTGAGCAACAGCTGGGCGATGAGCTGGATGTACTGATCGACTTTACACTACCAGAGGGCATGCTCGGCCACCTGCAACAAGCTGTCGCGAACAACATACCAATGGTGATTGGCACAACCGGCCTGAGCGCGCAGCAAATGCAGGAACTGGAATCAGCCTCACAGTCTATTCCTATCGTCTTTGCACGTAATTTTAGCGTGGGTGTAACCCTGATGCTGGACCTGGTACAGACCGCCGCGGCAAAGCTTGCAGATGAAATGGACATTGAAATTTTTGAAGCCCACCACCGTAACAAAGTAGACGCGCCGTCGGGTACCGCACTGGCGATTGGTGAAGCCATTGCAGAGGCAAAAGGCTGGGATCATGAGCAGGTTGCTCGCTATGACCGAACTCAGGTACATGAGGCAAAAAGTCAACAAGAAATTGGCTATTCAGTGCTCAGAGCTGGCGATATAGTTGGTGAACATACGGCTTATTTTGCCACCATGGGAGAAAGGCTGGAATTAACACACAAAGCAACATCAAGATTAACCTTCGCATCAGGTGCTGTAAGGGCTGCGCAGTGGTTAAAAGATAAGCCGAACGGACTTTATTCCATGCAAGATGTGCTTGGATTGAATAAGTAA
- a CDS encoding DUF6463 family protein produces the protein MKSPYFMSYGLIAIGLLHNLVGLLMGWEVLIAMHQDGWFASTIKQDTMLFDREAIVWFLICGCLFVLLGCVLKHLQKHDVPLPRLLCPALFTLGLIIVIIMPLSGGYLLILLALVPSITRLRYRNSSHL, from the coding sequence ATGAAATCCCCCTACTTCATGAGTTACGGCCTGATTGCCATCGGCCTGTTACATAACCTGGTAGGTTTATTGATGGGCTGGGAGGTGCTTATAGCAATGCACCAGGATGGCTGGTTCGCAAGCACAATAAAACAAGACACGATGTTATTTGATCGCGAAGCCATCGTTTGGTTTTTGATCTGCGGGTGCTTATTTGTTCTTTTAGGTTGTGTCCTTAAACACCTCCAGAAACACGATGTGCCTTTGCCACGGCTGCTTTGCCCGGCTTTATTCACCCTCGGCCTGATAATAGTGATCATTATGCCACTCTCAGGTGGTTACCTGCTCATTCTCCTGGCGTTAGTGCCATCAATAACACGTCTAAGGTACCGCAATTCATCGCATTTATAG
- a CDS encoding nucleoside-binding protein: MKTPIFTALTLGFTLTTTSVTAADWSNTQLHINHGEFKNPFSQHKANQTIYSLQHASGYRYGDNFFFIDYSTDDLDDGHQDGDFYGEWYSTFSLGKLAGLKFNDSPLQDVGIVMGFNAAGDAKVMKYLPGVKLSWNLEGFNFFATTLTGYIDDNRGVNAGGAPKETNSYILDVAWSYPFSLGDQKFEFTGHVEYLTGRDNEVGGDVKNWLLAQPILRWDLGHALEMPENQLMLGLEWQYWQNKLGTDTDESVPQIHLAWTF; encoded by the coding sequence ATGAAAACACCTATTTTTACTGCGCTCACACTGGGATTTACGCTCACAACAACCTCGGTCACTGCCGCGGACTGGAGTAACACGCAATTACACATTAACCATGGCGAGTTCAAAAACCCGTTTAGTCAGCACAAAGCAAATCAGACAATCTATTCCCTGCAACATGCCTCGGGCTACCGCTACGGCGATAACTTTTTCTTCATCGATTACAGTACAGATGACCTGGATGATGGTCATCAGGATGGCGACTTTTACGGCGAATGGTATTCGACTTTTAGCCTGGGGAAACTGGCGGGTCTGAAGTTTAATGACTCACCATTACAAGACGTTGGCATTGTGATGGGCTTTAACGCCGCCGGTGATGCCAAAGTCATGAAATACCTGCCAGGCGTAAAGCTGTCCTGGAACCTTGAAGGGTTTAATTTCTTCGCAACCACTTTAACTGGCTACATCGATGACAACCGCGGCGTTAACGCCGGTGGCGCACCGAAAGAAACCAACAGTTACATACTGGATGTGGCCTGGAGCTATCCATTCTCTTTGGGCGATCAAAAATTTGAATTCACCGGTCACGTTGAATACCTCACAGGCCGTGATAATGAAGTCGGTGGCGACGTGAAGAACTGGTTGCTGGCACAACCTATTTTACGCTGGGATCTGGGTCACGCGCTGGAGATGCCTGAAAACCAGCTCATGCTCGGTCTCGAATGGCAATACTGGCAAAATAAACTGGGTACTGACACCGACGAATCAGTCCCCCAGATCCACCTTGCCTGGACATTTTAA
- a CDS encoding Na+/H+ antiporter NhaC family protein, with protein MQPNLNHTQAKLSLLPLLTFVGLFLGAGLYLQSQGVDYAFYQLPAPVAILPAIVIAFWINKGTINQSVETFIKGAGHSNIITMCLIYLLAGAFSSVASATGGVDAVVNAGLSLIPPSLLLPGLFLIAAVVSTAMGTSMGTIGAIGPIAYAVSVKTGIDPALMAGTIVSGAMFGDNLSIISDTTIAATRTQGCEMKDKFRENLKIALPAAALTVALLVFLTPEPQAVETKPFDWLLVLPYAFILVLAVVGINVFVVLFSGIIFAALMGFTGDYQGAAFVKDVYKGFSDMQEIFLLSMFIGGLSEFIRVNDGLDYLAHKIQAITALIAKWHRKVADQLGIAALVLTSNLCIANNTVSIIVAGPVAKKLADDGQISGKRSASLLDIFACVMQGSLPYGAQALLLGATFKISPWEVSTSSFYCFILAFTAVAVICIRRHKD; from the coding sequence ATGCAGCCAAACTTAAATCACACACAAGCAAAGCTTTCTTTGCTACCTCTTTTAACCTTTGTTGGCCTATTCCTGGGCGCGGGTCTGTACCTGCAATCACAGGGGGTCGATTATGCTTTCTATCAGTTACCTGCACCGGTGGCCATTTTGCCTGCCATTGTGATCGCTTTTTGGATCAACAAAGGCACCATCAACCAGAGCGTTGAAACCTTTATCAAAGGTGCCGGACACAGCAATATCATCACCATGTGTTTAATCTACTTGCTTGCCGGCGCCTTTTCGTCGGTTGCCAGTGCCACAGGCGGCGTTGACGCAGTGGTCAATGCCGGTTTATCGCTGATCCCACCCAGTCTGCTATTACCTGGGCTATTTTTAATCGCTGCCGTGGTTTCAACCGCCATGGGAACGTCCATGGGTACCATAGGTGCCATTGGCCCCATTGCTTACGCTGTCTCCGTCAAAACCGGGATCGATCCGGCTCTGATGGCCGGTACCATAGTCTCAGGCGCGATGTTTGGAGATAACTTATCGATTATTTCTGACACCACCATAGCGGCAACCCGTACTCAGGGCTGTGAAATGAAAGACAAATTCAGGGAAAACCTGAAAATTGCTCTGCCCGCTGCTGCACTCACCGTTGCCTTATTGGTGTTCCTGACACCTGAGCCACAAGCCGTTGAAACCAAGCCTTTTGACTGGCTGCTGGTGTTACCTTATGCGTTTATTTTGGTACTGGCTGTGGTGGGTATTAACGTTTTTGTGGTGCTCTTTAGTGGCATTATTTTCGCCGCCCTGATGGGGTTCACCGGTGATTACCAGGGGGCCGCCTTTGTCAAAGACGTGTATAAAGGCTTCAGTGACATGCAAGAGATTTTCCTGCTTTCTATGTTCATTGGCGGTTTGTCTGAATTTATTCGCGTTAATGATGGACTGGATTACCTGGCACATAAGATCCAGGCAATCACTGCGCTCATCGCCAAATGGCACAGAAAAGTGGCAGATCAACTGGGCATTGCAGCGCTCGTATTGACCAGCAACCTGTGTATTGCGAACAACACTGTCAGTATCATTGTAGCTGGGCCCGTTGCTAAAAAGCTGGCCGATGATGGACAGATCTCGGGCAAACGCTCAGCCAGCCTGCTGGATATTTTTGCCTGTGTGATGCAAGGCTCCCTACCCTATGGCGCACAAGCACTGTTACTGGGTGCAACCTTTAAAATCAGCCCCTGGGAAGTGTCTACCTCGTCCTTTTACTGCTTTATTCTGGCATTTACAGCGGTCGCTGTGATTTGTATTCGTCGTCATAAAGACTGA
- the carA gene encoding glutamine-hydrolyzing carbamoyl-phosphate synthase small subunit has protein sequence MTKSALLVLEDGTVFRGTAIGADGLSVGEVVFNTSMTGYQEILTDPSYAEQIVTLTYPHIGNTGTNSEDEEADKIWAKGLVIRDLPLLASNFRNEQSLSDYLKARNILGIADIDTRKLTRILRDKGAQNGCIIAGDEIDEQQALEAAKAFPGLKGMDLAKVVTTEQTYEWREGSWTLGQGFQTLSSEEEKFHVVAYDFGVKKNILRMLVDRGCKLTVVPAETSAAEVLAMNPDGIFLSNGPGDPEPCTYAIDAIKAFLETDTPIFGICLGHQLLALASGAQTVKMKFGHHGGNHPVKDLERDVVMITAQNHGFAADEATLPDNLRATHKSLFDGTLQGIHRTDKPAFSFQGHPEASPGPHDAAPLFDHFIELMQARKA, from the coding sequence TTGACTAAATCCGCTCTCTTAGTCCTTGAAGACGGCACTGTGTTTCGCGGTACTGCCATCGGCGCTGACGGCCTGTCCGTTGGTGAGGTAGTATTCAATACGTCTATGACGGGATATCAAGAAATTTTGACGGATCCTTCTTATGCAGAACAGATTGTGACGCTGACTTATCCGCACATCGGGAATACCGGTACTAACAGTGAGGATGAAGAAGCCGATAAAATCTGGGCTAAGGGTCTGGTAATTCGGGATTTGCCATTGCTTGCAAGTAATTTCCGTAACGAGCAATCGTTAAGTGACTACTTAAAAGCACGCAATATCCTTGGGATTGCCGATATAGATACGCGTAAGCTGACGCGTATCCTGCGTGATAAGGGCGCTCAAAATGGCTGCATCATCGCGGGCGATGAGATTGATGAGCAGCAGGCACTGGAAGCGGCAAAAGCGTTCCCAGGCCTTAAAGGGATGGATTTAGCGAAAGTCGTTACAACAGAACAGACTTATGAGTGGCGTGAAGGTAGCTGGACTTTAGGTCAGGGCTTCCAGACTCTGAGTTCTGAGGAAGAAAAATTTCATGTTGTAGCGTATGATTTTGGTGTGAAAAAGAACATTCTTCGTATGTTGGTTGACCGTGGTTGTAAACTGACAGTAGTACCTGCAGAAACCTCCGCTGCAGAAGTGCTGGCGATGAATCCAGATGGTATTTTCCTGTCAAATGGCCCTGGTGACCCTGAGCCATGTACTTATGCAATCGATGCGATTAAAGCCTTCTTAGAAACTGATACGCCTATCTTTGGCATTTGTTTGGGCCATCAGTTACTGGCACTGGCTTCTGGTGCGCAGACGGTGAAAATGAAATTCGGTCACCATGGCGGTAACCACCCGGTGAAAGACCTGGAGCGTGACGTGGTAATGATCACTGCACAGAACCATGGTTTCGCAGCGGATGAGGCCACTTTGCCAGATAACCTGCGTGCAACGCATAAATCGTTGTTCGACGGTACCTTGCAGGGTATCCATCGTACTGACAAGCCGGCTTTCAGCTTCCAGGGTCACCCTGAAGCAAGCCCGGGTCCGCACGATGCAGCACCGCTGTTCGACCACTTCATTGAATTAATGCAAGCACGTAAAGCCTAA
- a CDS encoding MAPEG family protein yields MTDLLAPYQLSILVLGLSGALFLVQLAIVDIMAIKQKHPPGVTVTQDPNDLLFRCNRVFANSNETVGILILVVMFAMFSGANPSWLNGLAVVYFASRVGHMACYYLGKKLMRSVSFGVCYISLFGIFGIGLSAWIG; encoded by the coding sequence ATGACAGACCTTTTGGCCCCATACCAGTTGAGTATTTTAGTACTTGGATTATCAGGCGCTTTATTCTTAGTTCAATTGGCGATTGTAGACATTATGGCAATTAAACAAAAGCACCCGCCGGGTGTGACGGTGACGCAGGATCCGAATGATCTCTTGTTTCGGTGTAATCGTGTGTTCGCTAACAGCAATGAGACTGTGGGGATCCTGATATTGGTGGTGATGTTTGCGATGTTTTCAGGGGCCAATCCCAGTTGGCTAAACGGACTGGCAGTGGTGTATTTTGCCTCCAGAGTTGGCCATATGGCTTGTTACTACCTCGGAAAAAAACTGATGCGTAGTGTCTCTTTCGGCGTCTGTTATATTAGTTTATTCGGTATCTTTGGCATAGGGTTGTCTGCCTGGATAGGCTGA
- a CDS encoding TraR/DksA family transcriptional regulator, translating into MTADQLNSFLKTKQSELSQRIAAIEADFRKGRSANFAEQNTERENDDVLDEIHQEAKQELVMVNQAILRIEQGAYGVCQHCEEQINPERLNALPYTTTCIKCAK; encoded by the coding sequence ATGACTGCTGACCAATTAAATAGTTTTCTCAAAACCAAACAAAGCGAACTGAGTCAACGGATAGCTGCCATTGAAGCCGATTTCAGAAAGGGCCGCTCGGCCAACTTCGCAGAGCAAAATACAGAGCGTGAAAACGACGATGTACTGGACGAAATTCACCAGGAAGCGAAGCAAGAGCTGGTAATGGTGAATCAGGCGATACTGCGTATAGAGCAGGGGGCTTATGGCGTGTGTCAGCATTGTGAAGAACAAATCAACCCGGAGCGTTTAAACGCTCTGCCTTACACAACGACTTGTATTAAATGCGCAAAATAG
- a CDS encoding TetR/AcrR family transcriptional regulator, whose amino-acid sequence MSDAKQGWLAFALKTLISSGPDALTIDRLCARKKVTKGSFYHHFKNRQAFIDALMTYWYEQATTRLIAIADTQPCPLTRLERLDEAIAATDIEAELHIRAWALKDASIQHHLCTIDTQRQHYLKTCYLELGLDKARAEQLATTSYASFLGLQQLYPRLSVQDCLALSSKQAKEQLGALI is encoded by the coding sequence ATGAGTGATGCAAAACAAGGCTGGCTGGCATTTGCCTTAAAAACGCTGATCAGCAGTGGCCCTGATGCCCTGACAATAGACCGACTTTGTGCCCGTAAAAAAGTGACCAAAGGCTCTTTTTATCATCATTTTAAAAATCGCCAGGCATTCATAGATGCACTCATGACGTACTGGTATGAACAGGCTACAACACGTCTGATTGCGATTGCCGATACGCAGCCCTGCCCACTGACCAGACTGGAACGTCTTGATGAGGCCATCGCAGCCACAGACATTGAAGCCGAATTGCATATTCGCGCCTGGGCACTGAAAGATGCCAGCATACAGCACCATTTGTGTACCATAGACACTCAGCGCCAGCACTATCTTAAAACCTGCTATCTCGAATTAGGCCTGGATAAAGCGCGCGCAGAACAACTGGCAACAACCAGCTACGCCAGCTTTCTCGGGCTCCAGCAGCTCTACCCTCGACTGTCCGTTCAGGACTGTCTGGCACTGAGCTCAAAACAAGCAAAAGAACAATTAGGAGCGTTAATATGA